The genomic region GATCCATATCCCGTCGGCAACCGCGTCGAAATTTCTCCATTTCGTGGTCAACAAGCTCCAGCTCGGGGATGTCTCGGGGATCTTCCTTTCTGTTGAGAAAGGGCTGGACCCGGTGATCCTCTCCCAGATGAGCGCTTTTGTGGACCATATCATCGATTACGAGCAGGCGCTCACTTCTCCGTGTATCCTGTAACACGGACGGGCCGGGGCAGGATGTGCAGTCAGGCACACTTCCGGCAGGTTTCGACAAAATGCGCAAACATCCCGACACTCGCCACCGGGTGGAGATGCGTGTAACTGCCAAGGGTATTGTTGCTGACCGCACCGTCCAGGTTCTCCCGGATCCCGATGCCCCGGGAGAGCGTATACGCATACCGGGTATCTTTTGCCAGGTCAACATCCGAGTAATGGAACTCGTGCCCCCGGAACGCGGCTGAACCGAACGGGGAGTTTGCTGAGCAGGTTCCCTCGACATAGCTGACAACCCGCTTTGCCGGCATCCGGGTCTCGCCCGGGAACACCCCGCACATCGTGTAGTTCTCATCACGGGGGAGATCGTGCCATCCTTCTTTGAGCCGGATCCGGTCGGTCAGGTACATCAGCCCCCCGCATTCCGCGTACACCGGGGTCCCGGTCCGGGAAATTTCCCGGATCGCTTCCCGCATCCGGTCGTTCTTCTCCAGCTCGCCCGCGAAGAGCTCCGGGTATCCGCCGCCGATTATGTAACCGTCCGCATCCGGCAGCCGGTCATGGACCGGGCTGAACGGGACATACGATGCACCGAGCGCCGGCAGGAGATCGAAGAGATCGGCATAATAGAAATTGAATGCCTCGTCAAGCGCGATCCCGATAGTCACATCCGGTTCCGGCTTTTTGTCAAAGAGCATGGCGGGAGAGGACGGGACCGGTGCATCCTTCATGATCCGGCAAAACGCATCGAGATCCACGTACCGCTCGATGAGACCCGTGATGGTCCGGATCCGGTCCTCGAACTCCCCGCTCCGGGATCCTTCCCGGTACGGGACCAGGCCGAGATGGCGCATGGCAAGCTGCATCTCTTCCATCCGGGGGATCGCGCCGATCACCGGGACTCCGCAGTAATGCTCGATGGCCGCGGTGGCCTTGGTGCGGTGCTGCTCCCCCTTGATATTGTTGAGGATGACCCCTGCAATGGTGAGATCGGGATCAAAGGACTGGAACCCTTTGACAACCGCCGCGGCACTGCGGGTGATGCTCTGGGCCGAGACCACGAGAACAACCGGAAGATCGAGAGCTTTTGCAACGGCAGCAGTGCTTCCGGTATCGTCAAGCGCTTCCGCCCCTTCATACAGCCCCCGGACTCCTTCGATGATGGCGATATCCGCATCCCGGCACCCGTAAGAGAAAAGATCGTTCACCTGCGACCGGGAGAGCGTGTAGCTGTCCAGGTTCCGGCAGGGGCGTTTAGAAACTGCTGAAAGATACGAGGGATCGATATAGTCCATCCCCACCTTGAAGGTCTGGACCCGGGATTTTTTTGACAGAAGGGCGGTAAGAGCAAGCGTGATGCTCGTCTTCCCGCTGCCGGACCGGTCACCGGAGATGAGCACCTGCTTCATACCAGGCTCCGGAGCACGGCGCCGAACTCACTCTCCACAACTGCCCGGACCCCGAGGGTTTTGGGGTGAAGATCCACTTCAACCATCACGTGCTTGTGGCCGAGATCCCGGAGCGGTTCCACCTGCCGGGGCCCGTTCGTGATCGAGAAGCACTCGATCCCGTTCGTGTACTCCTGCGGGATTGCATGAGGAACACCGGTGATGAGCGCAAAGTCCGGTGCAATTTCTTGGAGGATTTTCCCGAGCGCTTCCCCGTTCGCCCCGTACTCATCCAGAGCCCCGACCAGGCGGGGGGTTACCCCGCGGGCAGTCATCTCGTCAAGAATCCGCTCTGCATCGGCCCGCACTTTGGGCAGGCCGCGCTGGTCGAGATTGGCAATGTACGTGATATCCGCTGCCGGGCAGGCATCGTGGAGCGCGATGAGGGCATCGGAGAACATGTACGCAGTCTCTTTCTTGGCATTCAGGATGGCAACGCCTTTCTTCCCGGTGCGGGCCAGTTCGAGAAGGCGCTTTGCCGCAACATGTTTCAGGTCTCCCCTGGACGGCTCGATGTAAGCCTTGCAGGCTGCGCCCCGGAGCCGCTCCACCTCGTTTGCCTTCTCCATCAGGAACCGCTGCCGGGCCATCTCTTCTGCAGAGA from uncultured Methanoregula sp. harbors:
- the cfbB gene encoding Ni-sirohydrochlorin a,c-diamide synthase; the protein is MKQVLISGDRSGSGKTSITLALTALLSKKSRVQTFKVGMDYIDPSYLSAVSKRPCRNLDSYTLSRSQVNDLFSYGCRDADIAIIEGVRGLYEGAEALDDTGSTAAVAKALDLPVVLVVSAQSITRSAAAVVKGFQSFDPDLTIAGVILNNIKGEQHRTKATAAIEHYCGVPVIGAIPRMEEMQLAMRHLGLVPYREGSRSGEFEDRIRTITGLIERYVDLDAFCRIMKDAPVPSSPAMLFDKKPEPDVTIGIALDEAFNFYYADLFDLLPALGASYVPFSPVHDRLPDADGYIIGGGYPELFAGELEKNDRMREAIREISRTGTPVYAECGGLMYLTDRIRLKEGWHDLPRDENYTMCGVFPGETRMPAKRVVSYVEGTCSANSPFGSAAFRGHEFHYSDVDLAKDTRYAYTLSRGIGIRENLDGAVSNNTLGSYTHLHPVASVGMFAHFVETCRKCA
- the cfbD gene encoding Ni-sirohydrochlorin a,c-diamide reductive cyclase catalytic subunit → MKSMHPRPSSIVAALYTARDLKVDVSVLHGPSGCSFKHARLLEEDGMRVLTTSLADNEFIFGGQNPLEEVLRYAEDTFSPQRIAVIGTCVSMIIGEDLQAAIDGAGITTPTIAVDIHAGYPENIAGVLKTLEAAEGAGWISAEEMARQRFLMEKANEVERLRGAACKAYIEPSRGDLKHVAAKRLLELARTGKKGVAILNAKKETAYMFSDALIALHDACPAADITYIANLDQRGLPKVRADAERILDEMTARGVTPRLVGALDEYGANGEALGKILQEIAPDFALITGVPHAIPQEYTNGIECFSITNGPRQVEPLRDLGHKHVMVEVDLHPKTLGVRAVVESEFGAVLRSLV